A stretch of Lathyrus oleraceus cultivar Zhongwan6 chromosome 6, CAAS_Psat_ZW6_1.0, whole genome shotgun sequence DNA encodes these proteins:
- the LOC127096881 gene encoding F-box/LRR-repeat protein At1g67190 — protein sequence MENIPVEVIGNILSHIGSARDTVIASATSKKWREAWRSHLHTLSFNSCDWPVYHELTSDSLEILITQTIFQTKALRCLIISMGDVHEFSTAPAIAWLMYTRDTLHELHFYVSTPPVFNIIEKCGRQKLEVLVLGRNSITRVEPSYQRFPCLKSLSLSFVSISELDLCLLLMACPRLETLCMVSPEIAMSDSQASMELSSSSLKEFSVESFGLDKFVMEADLLECLHLKDCTFEVFELIGKGCLKVLKVDDVSVIHLDIGDNADNLEFVDISNFTIMWPKFYHMISKASKLRRLRLWGVVFEDDEEVVDLEMISVCFPQLMHLSLSYDLRDGVLNYGLQGSSLLMNVSVLELGWTSINDLFAVWVDGLLERCPNLKKMVIHGFVSEVKTHEECIILAKFTEFITQLGRQYMDVKIEFEYE from the coding sequence ATGGAGAATATCCCTGTTGAAGTGATTGGTAATATACTATCTCATATTGGATCTGCTCGTGACACTGTGATTGCTTCAGCAACTTCCAAGAAATGGAGAGAAGCTTGGCGTTCTCATCTCCACACTCTATCATTCAACTCTTGTGATTGGCCTGTTTATCATGAATTAACCTCTGATAGTTTAGAAATACTCATTACTCAAACAATCTTTCAAACCAAGGCATTGCGGTGTTTAATCATTTCTATGGGTGATGTTCATGAATTTTCGACTGCGCCGGCTATTGCTTGGCTTATGTATACAAGGGATACCTTGCACGAGTTGCATTTTTACGTGAGCACACCTCCGGTGTTTAATATTATTGAGAAATGCGGTAGGCAGAAGCTGGAAGTGTTGGTGTTGGGTCGGAACTCTATTACGCGTGTGGAGCCTAGTTATCAGAGGTTTCCTTGCTTGAAGTCGCTTTCGTTGAGTTTTGTTAGCATCTCGGAGTTGGATTTGTGTCTTTTACTCATGGCTTGTCCGAGGCTTGAAACATTGTGTATGGTTAGCCCGGAAATCGCTATGTCGGATTCGCAGGCTTCCATGGAGCTTAGTAGCTCTTCTTTGAAGGAGTTCTCTGTTGAGTCGTTTGGTTTGGATAAATTTGTAATGGAGGCGGATTTACTCGAGTGTTTACATCTTAAAGATTGTACTTTTGAGGTTTTTGAATTGATTGGAAAGGGATGTTTGAAAGTGTTGAAGGTTGATGATGTGAGTGTCATCCATCTTGATATTGGTGACAATGCAGATAACCTTGAGTTTGTAGACATAAGCAACTTCACAATTATGTGGCCGAAGTTTTACCATATGATCTCAAAAGCATCGAAGTTACGCAGACTTCGACTCTGGGGGGTGGTttttgaagatgatgaagaagtTGTGGACTTGGAAATGATTTCTGTTTGCTTTCCTCAATTGATGCACTTGTCATTAAGTTACGATTTAAGAGACGGTGTACTTAATTATGGCTTACAAGGCTCGTCTCTTCTGATGAATGTGTCGGTGCTAGAACTTGGATGGACTTCAATCAATGATCTTTTTGCAGTATGGGTAGATGGGCTTTTGGAAAGATGCCCCAACCTGAAAAAAATGGTCATTCATGGTTTTGTTTCAGAGGTTAAAACACATGAAGAGTGTATAATTTTAGCAAAATTTACCGAATTCATTACACAACTTGGAAGACAATACATGGATGTAAAGATAGAGTTTGAATATGAATAG